In a single window of the Photobacterium profundum SS9 genome:
- a CDS encoding methyl-accepting chemotaxis protein produces the protein MQKYFNNLTIKVMLTFSAFVPLISFAIIFGILYFSTERAKTSNEWVEHTYVVIDKIDYTLLNVVNMETGYRGFMITNNEEFLEPYKGGVEAVKQSLSTLLTLTADNKTQTQRFLEIEAKLESWVTNVLQPGINLSKNNGNTIEYVNSGTGKQYVDSIRQILAAAKSDEIVLKSERSQAFSNAERDTLMYTATIILIFGFIGFLISHLISSYIRTNIATVVKGMLKLEQGDLSYKVTNDQGKNELSQLGKSYNKTLDKLRSLINDINSITKELLTASSDLASSAAQTSKGAIKQTEQLELTATAMLEMTATVTEVTQNTISAADAAIKADEYSDSGINVVKVMNNDITVLSDDITQVSDVISTLAQETKNINTILDTIKGIATQTNLLALNAAIEAARAGEQGKGFAVVAEEVRNLASSTQGSASEISEMIEKLQIETSNAVSKMEQNLLSANNAVQKTEAAQDSLNDIKTAVNLIQNMSHQIAASAEEQQTTSNEINKNINEVYDAAKDATNQSNLTAQLSENLTTISKSLNEKLGTFTMQN, from the coding sequence ATGCAAAAATACTTTAACAACCTCACCATCAAAGTGATGCTCACGTTTTCTGCTTTTGTACCACTTATCTCATTCGCTATCATTTTCGGAATACTTTATTTTTCAACAGAAAGAGCAAAGACATCAAACGAGTGGGTTGAGCATACTTATGTAGTTATAGATAAAATTGATTATACCCTTTTAAACGTTGTCAATATGGAAACAGGTTATCGCGGCTTTATGATTACCAATAATGAAGAATTCTTAGAACCCTATAAAGGAGGGGTCGAAGCTGTAAAACAATCCCTATCAACACTACTAACGTTAACCGCAGACAACAAAACCCAAACTCAGCGATTCCTCGAAATTGAAGCAAAGCTAGAAAGTTGGGTAACGAATGTTTTACAACCGGGTATCAACTTAAGCAAAAACAACGGCAATACCATTGAATATGTTAACTCGGGCACTGGAAAGCAATATGTCGACAGTATCAGGCAGATACTCGCGGCAGCAAAAAGTGATGAAATAGTACTAAAAAGTGAACGTTCACAAGCATTTAGTAATGCAGAACGCGATACGCTAATGTACACCGCAACCATCATTCTAATTTTTGGCTTTATTGGCTTCCTCATCTCACACTTAATCTCTTCATACATCCGAACAAACATTGCCACCGTTGTTAAGGGAATGCTGAAGTTAGAACAAGGTGATCTTTCTTATAAAGTCACTAACGATCAAGGTAAAAATGAATTATCGCAGTTAGGCAAATCCTACAACAAAACACTAGACAAACTTAGGTCACTTATCAACGATATAAATAGCATTACGAAAGAATTACTAACAGCCTCATCCGATCTCGCATCATCTGCAGCGCAAACAAGTAAAGGCGCAATAAAGCAAACCGAACAACTTGAGCTTACCGCGACGGCCATGCTGGAAATGACAGCAACAGTGACAGAGGTTACACAGAATACAATCAGCGCAGCAGATGCTGCGATAAAAGCGGATGAATACAGTGATTCAGGTATTAACGTGGTCAAAGTGATGAACAACGATATCACCGTACTCTCAGATGATATTACGCAAGTCTCAGATGTCATCAGTACTCTCGCCCAAGAGACAAAGAATATCAACACCATCCTTGACACAATCAAGGGGATCGCGACGCAAACAAACCTTCTAGCCCTCAATGCTGCTATAGAAGCCGCACGTGCTGGTGAACAAGGCAAAGGTTTTGCCGTTGTTGCTGAAGAGGTTCGAAACCTTGCAAGCAGCACTCAAGGAAGCGCAAGTGAGATTTCTGAAATGATAGAGAAACTCCAAATTGAAACCAGCAATGCAGTATCAAAAATGGAACAAAATCTATTAAGCGCAAATAACGCGGTTCAAAAAACAGAGGCAGCCCAAGATTCACTTAATGACATAAAAACAGCCGTCAATCTTATACAAAATATGAGCCACCAAATTGCAGCTTCAGCAGAAGAACAGCAAACAACGTCAAATGAAATCAACAAAAATATCAATGAAGTTTACGATGCAGCTAAAGATGCAACTAATCAATCAAACTTAACCGCCCAACTATCTGAAAACCTAACGACCATTTCTAAAAGCTTAAATGAAAAGCTCGGTACTTTTACAATGCAAAATTAA
- a CDS encoding ABC transporter ATP-binding protein, giving the protein MNPISTHTKPLVQLNGISKHYKNGNEEIYALDDVDLTIYKGEFLSILGPSGSGKSTLMNVLGCLDKPTSGNYQLDNNDVSALSSTQLSAIRNSKIGFVFQSFNLLEYATALENVALPLVYAGVNTKTRRAKAAELLKRVGLGDRMNHKPNQLSGGQKQRVAIARALVNDPQIILADEPTGALDSKSGAEIEMLFNELHQEGCTLIIVTHDNALAHRTKRILSIKDGKVVNDEKLN; this is encoded by the coding sequence ATGAACCCTATTTCGACACACACCAAGCCTCTCGTTCAGCTTAACGGCATTAGTAAGCACTATAAAAATGGTAATGAAGAGATTTACGCTCTCGATGATGTAGATCTGACCATTTATAAAGGTGAATTCTTATCAATTCTCGGGCCATCGGGTTCAGGTAAATCGACACTTATGAATGTACTAGGGTGTTTAGATAAACCGACTTCGGGTAATTATCAACTAGACAATAATGATGTATCCGCCTTAAGCAGCACGCAACTCTCTGCCATTCGTAACAGTAAAATTGGTTTCGTATTCCAAAGTTTTAATTTACTGGAGTACGCCACAGCTTTAGAAAATGTCGCACTACCCCTGGTCTATGCTGGCGTAAATACAAAAACACGCCGAGCCAAAGCGGCAGAGCTATTAAAACGCGTAGGATTGGGCGACCGTATGAACCACAAGCCCAATCAACTTTCTGGAGGTCAAAAACAACGGGTTGCCATTGCTCGCGCCCTCGTTAATGACCCGCAAATCATACTGGCAGATGAACCCACAGGGGCTTTGGATTCAAAATCAGGCGCCGAGATTGAAATGCTCTTTAATGAGTTACACCAAGAAGGATGTACCTTAATTATTGTGACTCACGATAATGCCCTAGCACACCGTACTAAACGTATTCTTAGCATTAAAGATGGCAAAGTAGTGAATGATGAAAAGCTTAACTAA
- a CDS encoding ABC transporter permease produces MLPLRQIIHEMTAEKMRLGLTILAIVWATVSIASMLAIGEGLRQGLIRTTSNGNGNLIMLTGGFATKDYGQFSKGKQLNLKPDDVNVLRALPSIEYAEPSATWAEDVRYNDNGTWQQPLAVYPQYQALTGLEIASGGRWFNPLDMKEQRKVIVIGHNAAVSLFNEDDDFDWDNIPDLTTSPIGKQVKVGEENFTVIGVLKSNTSNIENGTPIDFAIFVPFTTWSRFNANLPIGAINIQPVQGVDREKVATMAKQVIARKYGASMDDEQLVQTQDMLLRQKTMRQFLIGLQSFLGIIGLVTLAVAGIGIANVMYATVKRATRDIGVRMAVGATPNDIKLHYLTQAFITISVGGLIGLGLTYGLVSLLQNIPIQGNGLYDYLGQPIPELSFAIVSLVILALSIVGIAAAWFPTRHAASITPLEALQSE; encoded by the coding sequence ATGCTGCCATTACGACAAATAATACACGAAATGACCGCAGAGAAAATGCGCCTAGGGCTAACGATTTTAGCCATTGTATGGGCAACAGTTTCTATCGCTTCAATGCTCGCGATTGGAGAAGGTTTGCGCCAAGGTCTTATTCGTACCACCAGCAATGGTAACGGTAATCTGATCATGTTAACGGGTGGTTTTGCAACGAAAGACTACGGTCAATTTTCAAAAGGAAAACAGCTCAATCTTAAACCGGATGATGTAAATGTATTGCGCGCACTACCTTCAATTGAATACGCCGAGCCAAGTGCAACATGGGCAGAAGACGTTAGGTATAACGATAACGGTACATGGCAGCAACCCTTAGCCGTTTATCCTCAATACCAAGCTTTGACGGGTTTAGAAATAGCCTCTGGCGGTCGTTGGTTCAATCCTTTAGATATGAAAGAACAACGTAAAGTCATTGTTATCGGCCACAATGCGGCAGTCAGTCTATTCAATGAAGATGATGACTTCGATTGGGATAACATCCCCGACTTAACGACCTCCCCTATCGGAAAGCAAGTGAAGGTCGGTGAAGAAAATTTCACCGTTATTGGGGTACTAAAGTCTAATACCTCCAATATAGAAAATGGCACGCCGATTGATTTTGCTATTTTCGTCCCCTTTACAACATGGTCACGCTTCAATGCTAATTTGCCCATTGGTGCAATTAATATTCAGCCAGTTCAAGGCGTAGATCGTGAGAAAGTTGCCACTATGGCTAAACAAGTTATTGCTCGAAAATATGGCGCAAGCATGGATGATGAACAGCTCGTTCAAACACAAGACATGTTGTTAAGACAAAAAACCATGCGCCAATTTTTAATCGGGTTGCAAAGCTTTTTGGGCATTATTGGGCTCGTTACATTAGCCGTTGCTGGTATTGGCATAGCCAACGTGATGTACGCCACCGTAAAGCGAGCCACCCGTGACATCGGGGTAAGAATGGCGGTTGGGGCAACACCTAACGACATCAAATTGCATTATTTGACTCAAGCCTTTATCACCATCTCTGTCGGAGGTCTTATTGGCTTAGGCCTAACATACGGCTTAGTGAGCCTACTGCAAAACATCCCCATTCAAGGTAATGGATTATATGATTATCTCGGGCAACCCATTCCTGAATTATCTTTCGCTATCGTTAGCCTCGTTATTTTAGCATTAAGTATTGTTGGTATCGCAGCAGCATGGTTTCCCACTCGTCACGCCGCCAGTATTACACCATTAGAAGCATTGCAAAGTGAGTAA
- a CDS encoding ABC transporter permease, which yields MMPMLQQIVQMLFAHRLRSLLAIIAIVWGIVSVLVLMALGEGFYQVNAKSFSLLMSDTQLAVPEMTSKPWQGLPARRQITLSEPEFRLLEKQSAIKAVSVLYRKWDASVTDITGHTLPGYVRGVDNHYVDMRKVKLILGSRNINKSDLNNHNRIAIIGWQLAKQGNLTLGDKLKVNGIPFLVSGITQQSEGGISMGREDNQVIIPNTTFSDLWNDKPSQIMVTPAEGISGVILRQNLLSFFANQKHFDPTDKRAVWLPDFSQDAKFFTALLRGIQMFLGASGAMTLAVGALGVANIMFLSVTERTREIGVRLAIGATPNNILVQFLLEGGILVTMGTALGVSISYGLVALMNQVGLPEWLGSLIMTLDAIMMALFVTAILALLASFFPARRASNLTPVIALSARA from the coding sequence ATGATGCCAATGTTACAGCAAATAGTGCAAATGTTGTTTGCCCATAGGCTTCGCAGTCTACTGGCCATTATTGCTATTGTGTGGGGAATCGTTTCTGTCTTAGTGCTAATGGCATTAGGTGAAGGCTTTTATCAGGTAAACGCCAAGTCATTTTCATTATTAATGAGTGACACACAGCTAGCCGTGCCAGAAATGACCAGTAAGCCTTGGCAAGGATTGCCCGCACGGCGCCAAATCACACTCTCTGAACCTGAATTTCGGTTATTAGAAAAACAATCAGCGATAAAAGCAGTATCGGTGTTATACCGAAAATGGGATGCCAGCGTCACAGACATCACGGGGCACACCCTACCCGGTTATGTGCGTGGTGTTGATAATCACTATGTTGATATGCGTAAAGTAAAACTCATACTAGGGTCGCGTAACATCAACAAAAGCGACCTTAACAACCATAACCGCATTGCCATTATTGGTTGGCAGTTAGCAAAACAAGGTAATTTAACCCTGGGTGATAAGTTAAAGGTAAATGGCATTCCTTTCTTAGTTTCAGGCATTACTCAGCAAAGTGAGGGGGGCATTTCAATGGGGCGGGAAGATAACCAAGTGATCATTCCCAATACGACCTTCTCCGATCTGTGGAACGATAAACCCAGTCAAATTATGGTAACGCCAGCAGAAGGTATTTCAGGTGTTATTCTTCGTCAAAACCTACTGTCATTCTTTGCTAACCAAAAACATTTTGACCCAACAGATAAACGGGCTGTTTGGTTACCCGACTTTAGCCAAGACGCGAAATTTTTTACCGCTTTGCTACGTGGTATCCAAATGTTTCTTGGGGCAAGTGGTGCAATGACCTTAGCGGTTGGTGCATTAGGTGTCGCCAATATCATGTTTTTATCGGTTACCGAACGCACACGTGAAATTGGCGTAAGGCTGGCCATTGGTGCTACTCCCAATAATATTCTGGTGCAATTTCTACTTGAGGGCGGAATCTTAGTGACAATGGGCACCGCACTCGGCGTTAGCATTTCTTATGGTTTAGTTGCTCTAATGAATCAAGTGGGATTACCAGAATGGCTTGGCAGCCTGATAATGACCCTGGATGCCATCATGATGGCACTGTTTGTTACCGCTATTTTAGCGCTATTAGCCTCTTTCTTTCCGGCACGCCGGGCATCGAACCTTACGCCTGTTATCGCGTTAAGTGCGAGGGCATAA
- a CDS encoding TolC family protein: MATPTYAITIEQAWEASKAFDPSYQKAQIDTQISETNIRSSRSDLLPGLNASATSSWNDDGKNTNSYSVGLSQTIWDSAKWSGLNASEAFYVSSQLQERQAHNDLAEKLITAYLNLAKANGDLRLAQQKLDEGQKMLTITEQRYAAGSIMITEVEDMRANHVDEQALILQTRSDIDTLQATLTALINQVPDSINEISTTSLKQPVMQVNSENEWLALARDNSPELLAALQTLKANQFQYDQAKSGYYPTVAGSINYSDNDRRNSDDLSAGITLNIPIDLNGSTRASVDRSSLTLNQAKQDIRIVEINIKQTIQSRFNQIQLDWQRVEIAQQQVASRERALKSKQTVYDAGLVDATDIITAHNNLFSSKNSLQSLLYQYWQHRVSLLKSVGKLDDETIKQISRALAA; the protein is encoded by the coding sequence ATGGCAACCCCCACGTACGCCATTACGATTGAACAAGCATGGGAAGCTTCTAAAGCCTTCGATCCTAGTTATCAAAAAGCACAAATTGATACTCAAATAAGTGAAACAAATATTCGTTCAAGCCGCAGTGATTTACTGCCAGGCCTGAACGCGAGTGCGACTTCAAGTTGGAATGATGACGGCAAGAACACCAATAGTTATTCGGTGGGTTTAAGCCAAACCATTTGGGACAGTGCTAAGTGGTCAGGCTTAAATGCCTCAGAAGCTTTTTATGTGTCTTCACAACTACAAGAACGCCAAGCTCACAACGACCTTGCCGAAAAGTTGATCACCGCTTACCTCAATTTAGCGAAAGCGAATGGGGATTTACGCTTAGCGCAGCAGAAACTTGATGAAGGGCAAAAAATGCTCACTATCACTGAACAACGCTATGCTGCCGGCAGTATCATGATTACCGAAGTGGAAGATATGCGAGCGAATCATGTTGATGAACAAGCGTTGATTCTACAAACCCGCTCTGATATCGATACATTACAAGCCACGTTAACCGCTTTAATCAATCAAGTACCCGACTCGATTAATGAAATCAGTACAACTTCGCTAAAACAACCCGTAATGCAAGTGAATAGCGAGAATGAATGGTTAGCACTTGCACGCGATAACAGCCCTGAGTTACTGGCTGCCCTGCAAACATTGAAAGCTAACCAATTCCAATATGACCAAGCAAAATCCGGGTACTACCCAACCGTTGCAGGTTCTATTAATTACAGTGATAACGACCGCCGTAATAGTGATGATTTAAGTGCAGGCATTACATTAAATATTCCTATTGATTTAAATGGTTCAACACGTGCAAGTGTCGATCGTTCAAGCTTAACGCTGAACCAAGCAAAACAAGATATACGCATTGTAGAAATCAATATAAAGCAAACCATCCAGAGTCGCTTTAACCAGATACAGCTCGACTGGCAACGCGTCGAAATAGCCCAACAGCAAGTCGCATCACGTGAAAGAGCCTTAAAGAGTAAGCAAACCGTTTATGACGCAGGTTTAGTGGATGCAACCGATATTATAACGGCGCATAACAACCTATTCAGCAGTAAAAACAGCCTACAGTCATTGCTTTATCAATACTGGCAGCATCGTGTTTCGCTATTGAAATCAGTAGGAAAACTGGATGATGAAACAATCAAACAAATATCAAGAGCACTTGCAGCATGA
- a CDS encoding efflux RND transporter periplasmic adaptor subunit, whose amino-acid sequence MKKRWIAAAITTAITVGAGYYFSTKDGNTLSLPLITAEIGTIEKQAIAVGQIVPAHSVQIKSQIEGIVGEIFHHVGEEVKTGTPLIKIRPNPTPQRLTQAITELMSSQAQLESSKQKLANLERLVKNQVIPKNYGDYIQAKADVRQNNANLQQKQQNLDLIRSGESSVGESKLTSTIVAPITGTVLSLNVEVGEPIISTESSQSATQMMSLANMNDMIFKGSVSEHDAAQLHVGMPVTMTLAPYPEIEITGILSKVAVQSEKLNSAQEATTAQRSFDNGFQVEVNKIRFPEGLTIRSGFSATAQITLKKADKITTIPERALQFTGNNPEVLIPDQSEQGFHTAPVKLGLSDGINVEVLSGLEQGEEIVDFSMMGAAPNA is encoded by the coding sequence ATGAAAAAACGCTGGATTGCGGCTGCTATTACAACAGCGATCACGGTAGGTGCTGGCTATTACTTCAGCACCAAAGATGGCAATACACTATCACTGCCTCTGATTACTGCTGAAATTGGTACAATCGAAAAACAAGCAATCGCAGTTGGGCAAATTGTGCCAGCACATTCCGTTCAAATTAAATCTCAGATTGAAGGTATTGTTGGCGAGATTTTTCATCATGTGGGTGAAGAAGTAAAAACTGGCACACCGCTAATTAAAATACGTCCAAACCCAACACCACAACGATTAACACAAGCCATTACAGAATTAATGTCGAGTCAGGCGCAATTAGAATCATCTAAACAAAAACTCGCTAACCTTGAACGTCTAGTCAAAAACCAAGTAATTCCTAAAAACTACGGTGACTATATTCAAGCCAAAGCTGATGTGCGCCAAAACAATGCCAACCTACAGCAAAAGCAACAGAATTTAGATCTGATCCGCAGTGGTGAATCATCGGTGGGAGAATCAAAACTGACCTCAACCATTGTTGCACCGATTACAGGTACAGTATTGAGCTTAAATGTTGAAGTTGGCGAACCCATTATTTCAACGGAATCAAGCCAATCTGCAACGCAGATGATGTCGTTAGCCAATATGAACGACATGATATTTAAAGGCAGTGTGAGTGAACATGACGCAGCGCAATTGCATGTTGGCATGCCCGTTACCATGACATTAGCGCCTTACCCAGAAATAGAAATTACCGGTATATTAAGCAAAGTGGCAGTGCAATCTGAAAAGCTTAACTCAGCGCAAGAAGCCACAACAGCACAGCGCAGCTTTGATAATGGTTTTCAAGTTGAAGTAAATAAAATTCGGTTTCCAGAAGGTCTCACTATCCGTTCGGGCTTTTCTGCAACCGCGCAAATCACCCTCAAAAAAGCGGACAAAATCACGACAATTCCAGAACGCGCTTTGCAATTTACAGGCAATAACCCTGAAGTATTGATCCCTGATCAATCAGAACAAGGCTTCCATACCGCACCAGTGAAATTAGGCTTGTCTGATGGTATCAATGTTGAAGTACTTTCCGGTTTAGAACAGGGCGAGGAAATTGTTGATTTCAGCATGATGGGAGCTGCACCGAATGCCTAA
- the fbpC gene encoding ferric ABC transporter ATP-binding protein: MENDNFVVLKNVCKRFGDNTVINNLDLEIKKGSLVTLLGPSGCGKTTVLRLVAGLEKPTSGQIFIDGEDVTNTSIQQRDICMVFQSYALFPHLSLYDNVGYGLKMLKLPAAEIKQRVDDALKLVDLSGMGDRFVDQISGGQQQRIALARALVLKPKVLLFDEPLSNLDANLRRSMRETIRDLQQRFNITSLYVTHDQTEAFAVSDTVIVMKDGEIMQQGSPDDLYKTPSSMFMANFMGDANIFTGRYDDGQLNINGYCIPADPEVVQGKAEGDYQIGVRPEAILLTSEGEPSQQCIVNNVVYMGSMYEVAVTWHDQELLLQLNSSQFDANLSDHAYLTINPTGIFLLPFDA; encoded by the coding sequence ATGGAAAACGACAACTTTGTAGTTCTAAAAAATGTCTGCAAGCGCTTTGGTGACAATACTGTTATTAACAACCTTGATCTTGAGATTAAAAAAGGCAGCTTAGTCACGCTACTTGGTCCATCTGGTTGTGGCAAAACCACGGTTTTACGCTTAGTTGCGGGATTAGAGAAACCCACCAGCGGACAAATATTCATTGATGGCGAAGACGTAACAAATACCTCAATCCAGCAACGCGATATTTGTATGGTATTCCAGTCTTATGCCTTATTTCCTCATTTATCATTATATGACAATGTGGGCTACGGCTTAAAAATGCTGAAATTACCAGCCGCAGAAATTAAACAACGCGTTGATGATGCGTTAAAGCTAGTCGATCTATCAGGTATGGGCGATCGATTTGTCGACCAAATTTCTGGTGGTCAACAACAGCGTATTGCACTGGCGCGCGCTTTGGTTTTAAAACCTAAAGTACTGCTATTTGATGAACCATTAAGTAACCTTGACGCAAATTTACGCCGAAGTATGCGCGAGACAATCCGCGATCTTCAGCAGCGTTTCAATATCACCTCTTTATACGTAACGCATGATCAAACAGAAGCTTTCGCTGTATCTGATACCGTTATCGTGATGAAAGACGGCGAGATCATGCAGCAAGGCTCTCCGGATGATTTATATAAAACACCCTCATCAATGTTCATGGCGAACTTCATGGGTGATGCGAACATTTTTACGGGCCGTTATGACGATGGACAATTAAACATCAACGGTTACTGCATTCCAGCCGACCCAGAAGTTGTTCAAGGCAAAGCTGAGGGTGATTATCAAATAGGGGTAAGGCCTGAAGCTATTTTATTAACCAGCGAGGGTGAGCCTAGCCAACAATGCATCGTTAATAATGTGGTGTACATGGGTTCAATGTACGAAGTTGCCGTAACATGGCATGATCAAGAATTATTGCTGCAACTAAACTCGTCACAATTTGATGCCAATTTATCTGACCATGCTTATTTAACGATTAACCCTACAGGGATCTTCTTATTGCCTTTTGATGCGTAA
- a CDS encoding ABC transporter permease — protein MNNLAAESDLRQLQSSEQRDPIFYWIIALIGAFVLLPSFSLDYGVFESTSQEFKEAMGWSGMNISWLWFTMPLVLLNRPFQAQDKYAKKRHQFDISYAGFCVLFTLLSSWYTEQGLGYATIVLFISLGCVITLALARLEYLGGDIFVIGALVSIVSLISIFIIYPSIAIFVPMFQDDMGNFVMWQFVEILGRSQIIQIILNSIMLGTSVGVVATIFGLVFAIYTTRIAKRSAFIARIFSILPIVTPPFVVGLGVTLMLGRSGYITELMVDWFGLQHTNWLYGFTGIWMAQVLAFSPMSFMILDGAMKSLSPSLEEASYTLRANRYQTFFQIVMPLLKPALANSFLIIFVQSLADFSNPLVLGGSFDVLATQIYFYIAGAQLDYASASTLGAVLLLFSLAIFVIQYIWIGKRSYVTISGKSYRGDVQPLPAGIKYGVSGLLYFWMAFNILLYGSIVFGSFTVNWGVDYSLTLDNYINLFGMGFSEGAWPSLLTTMTYAGVAAPLTALFGLLIAYIVVRQQFHGKKVIEFATMLCFAVPGTVAGVSYILAFNDAPVYLTGTAVIVIISMVMRNIPVGIRAGIAGLGQLDKSLDEASLSLRANSFKTITHILIPLLRPAILSTLIYSFVRAMTTVSAIIFLVTPETRVATSYILNRVEDGEYGIAIAYGSVLIFVMLAIILIFDALVGEARVSRSKANNQD, from the coding sequence ATGAATAACTTAGCAGCTGAATCAGACTTAAGGCAGCTTCAAAGTTCAGAACAACGCGATCCCATTTTTTATTGGATCATCGCTTTGATCGGAGCCTTTGTGTTATTGCCCTCTTTTTCCCTCGATTACGGTGTATTCGAATCGACGTCTCAAGAATTTAAAGAGGCGATGGGTTGGAGTGGAATGAACATTTCATGGCTATGGTTTACCATGCCTTTAGTACTGTTGAACCGCCCTTTTCAGGCACAAGACAAATACGCAAAAAAGCGTCACCAATTTGATATCAGCTATGCTGGTTTCTGTGTGTTATTTACGTTGTTGTCATCTTGGTACACCGAACAAGGCTTAGGCTATGCCACTATCGTCTTATTCATTAGCCTAGGTTGTGTAATAACACTGGCTTTAGCTCGACTGGAATATCTCGGCGGTGATATTTTTGTTATAGGTGCATTGGTTAGCATTGTTTCACTAATCAGTATCTTTATTATATATCCAAGTATCGCCATCTTTGTACCTATGTTTCAAGATGACATGGGTAACTTCGTGATGTGGCAATTTGTTGAGATTTTAGGTCGCTCACAAATTATTCAGATCATTTTAAATTCCATCATGCTGGGTACCTCAGTAGGCGTTGTCGCGACTATTTTTGGTCTTGTATTCGCCATTTATACTACTAGAATCGCTAAGCGTTCTGCCTTTATCGCACGTATTTTCTCAATATTACCCATTGTTACGCCACCCTTTGTTGTCGGCCTTGGTGTTACTTTAATGTTAGGACGCTCAGGGTATATTACTGAGCTCATGGTTGATTGGTTTGGCTTACAGCACACCAACTGGTTATATGGCTTCACTGGGATTTGGATGGCACAAGTTTTGGCATTTTCACCAATGTCTTTCATGATCCTTGATGGTGCAATGAAATCGCTGTCTCCGTCCTTAGAAGAGGCCTCTTACACGCTTCGTGCAAACCGTTATCAAACATTCTTTCAAATTGTTATGCCATTACTCAAACCTGCGCTGGCTAACTCATTTCTAATTATTTTTGTGCAATCGCTAGCTGATTTCAGTAACCCGCTAGTACTAGGAGGAAGCTTTGATGTATTAGCCACTCAGATATATTTTTATATCGCTGGCGCGCAGCTTGATTATGCATCTGCCAGTACTTTGGGTGCGGTATTATTACTCTTTTCTCTCGCTATTTTCGTTATCCAGTATATCTGGATTGGCAAACGTTCTTACGTAACCATTTCTGGGAAATCTTACCGTGGTGATGTACAGCCCTTGCCGGCGGGGATCAAATACGGAGTCTCTGGTCTACTGTACTTTTGGATGGCATTCAATATCTTACTGTACGGCAGCATTGTCTTTGGTAGTTTCACCGTTAACTGGGGAGTTGATTACAGCTTAACGCTAGACAACTACATCAACCTGTTTGGTATGGGATTTAGCGAAGGGGCATGGCCGTCATTGCTTACCACCATGACCTATGCAGGTGTTGCAGCCCCATTGACTGCATTATTCGGCTTATTAATTGCTTACATCGTAGTGCGACAGCAATTCCATGGCAAAAAAGTGATTGAGTTCGCCACCATGCTTTGTTTCGCCGTACCAGGAACCGTAGCTGGTGTTTCTTACATCCTAGCGTTTAATGATGCGCCGGTTTATTTAACGGGGACCGCTGTCATCGTCATAATTTCGATGGTGATGCGTAACATTCCGGTAGGAATTCGTGCGGGTATTGCTGGTCTGGGGCAATTAGATAAATCACTTGATGAAGCATCGCTGAGCTTACGTGCTAACTCATTTAAAACGATTACCCATATTTTAATTCCACTATTGCGCCCGGCTATTTTATCAACATTGATCTACAGCTTTGTGCGCGCAATGACCACGGTAAGTGCCATTATTTTCTTGGTAACGCCAGAAACCCGCGTTGCAACATCGTATATCTTAAACCGCGTTGAAGATGGCGAATACGGCATTGCCATCGCTTATGGTTCAGTACTGATTTTCGTCATGCTTGCCATCATATTGATTTTTGATGCCCTTGTGGGTGAAGCCCGCGTATCCCGTTCAAAAGCCAACAACCAAGACTAA